A stretch of Glandiceps talaboti chromosome 18, keGlaTala1.1, whole genome shotgun sequence DNA encodes these proteins:
- the LOC144448889 gene encoding rab GTPase-binding effector protein 1-like: protein MSVSSKQDELENTKQRLEEELASMQLMMTEAMDESREQTAASYQQERMKLLSINEDLTKEVQDLHNKIATLNIELSTASSQQERESVLSSVTKSIRSRVSQGMGQEDSLEASMKKAQKDAEMLRSVVMPMEQEIASLKTKLREAQGTIRALETKSTTGSSPTVGNLLDLENSDSSELSSPEKSTSSIKDKEDMDEKVRELNHYLEAEKASRTDLEMYVAVLNTQKNVLQEEADKLRSELHEVCRLLEKEKRQHSDLTQTWQMANDQFLESQRLQIMDMKRMQSVLTEEQQRQIAELQKKDHERELQEKRVKMLEQMREKHSQEQEERRAAEKTKEEDVESSSLLSSPGEQEKWPSHSDQSLSPGMMAASSEPSLRAFENIEDDDEFSRRGSFPGSPLPSEHSPILSKKVLTSTISPERSRKGDDSVEFDRMSITSRVSLTEAQERAITGMTAEKEETESVLASARARSESLVSTVGKRLVSEKEWEWLQKEVKSAREKLGRPCDMCQNYEQQLQSLQTTEHELKDLATDLRKQYNHSSEKLAIERRQRAELEESLKNAALDAQQQITNLQTKNQEHESFLTDLRQQYLRSYNEIGDKLKRLLDSRDTSYQEVLKLRKENENLHGKRSLHASLLNSEHFQMPKTVEELQQVIKKYRRDIISVRSSAENIEETLRSEIMFLKERVQAEQHAKDTIEDTLQGDLDQAREEIAILKSTADEVDKIQTQKREAEEKHNEMQQSLKTTQAQAKEVIKALEQQLEELKSIRAKQEADIIESSTKIHSLQVELDNSEDVQRDFVRLSQSLQVELEKIRSTNNEVRWQHEDDVTECQTCKSPFTGSKKKKNHCKHCGKVNCVDCLTKTVESGPRRRKLPVCDVCHTLLVNDSAPYFSNEPPPTT, encoded by the exons ATGTCTGTCAGTTCTAAACAAGATGAACTTGAAAATACCAAACAGCGCTTAGAAGAGGAATTGGCATCCATGCAACTCATGATGACAG AGGCAATGGATGAATCAAGAGAACAAACTGCAGCAAGTTATCAACAGGAAAGAATGAAACTACTCTCCATCAATGAAGACTTGACTAAAGAAGTGCAGgatttacataataaaatagCTACACTGAATATTGAATTAAGCACTGCATCTTCTCAACAAGAAAG GGAAAGTGTTCTATCTAGTGTTACTAAAAGCATAAGAAGTCGAGTGTCTCAAGGTATGGGCCAAGAAGATAGTCTAGAAGCCAGTATGAAAAAG GCTCAAAAGGATGCAGAAATGCTGCGATCTGTTGTCATGCCAATGGAACAAGAGATTGCATCACTCAAGACTAAGCTGAGAGAAGCACAAGGAACAATTAGAGCACTTGAAACCAAG TCTACTACTGGTAGTTCACCTACTGTTGGAAATCTGTTAGATTTGGAGAATTCCGATTCCAGTGAATTAAGCAGCCCTGAAAAATCTACATCCAGTATTAAAGACAAAGAAGACATGGATGAAAAG GTCAGAGAACTAAATCATTATTTAGAAGCAGAAAAGGCATCCAGAACAGACCTAGAGATGTATGTAGCAGTATTAAACACTCAGAAAAATGTACTTCAAGAAGAAGCTGACAAGCTAAGATCAGAGTTACATGAAG TATGCAGATTGCTGGAGAAGGAGAAAAGACAACATAGTGATCTGACACAAACATGGCAGATGGCCAACGACCAATTCTTGGAGTCACAGCGCTTACAAATTATGGATATGAAACGAATGCAGAGTGTGCTGACGGAAGAACAACAACGACAGATTGCAGAACTGCAAAAGAAAGACCATGAAAGAGAACTGCAAGAAAAACGAGTGAAAATGTTGGAACAGATGAGAGAAAAACATTCACAAGAACAAGAAGAAAGGAGGGCAGCAGAG AAAACAAAAGAGGAAGATGTAGAATCCAGCAGTCTGCTATCTTCTCCAGGAGAACAAGAGAAATGGCCATCACACAGTGATCAAAGTCTGTCACCTGGAATGATGGCTGCTAGTTCAGAACCATCACTGCGTGCATTTGAAAACATTGAGGATGATGATGAG TTCTCAAGGAGGGGATCTTTTCCTGGCTCACCACTGCCATCAGAGCATTCACCAATTTTATCCAAGAAAGTTCTGACATCAACCATATCACCAGAGAGAAGTAGAAAGGGTGATGACAGTGTTGAATTTGACAGGATGTCCATCACATCTAGGGTCAGCCTAACTGAAGCACAAGAAAGGGCCATCACAG GTATGACTGCAGAGAAGGAAGAAACTGAATCAGTGTTAGCCAGTGCTAGAGCACGTAGTGAGTCATTGGTGTCTACTGTTGGTAAAAGATTGGTCAGTGAGAAAGAATGGGAATGGCTACAGAAAGAG GTGAAAAGTGCAAGGGAGAAGCTGGGCAGGCCATGTGATATGTGTCAAAACTATGAACAACAGTTGCAAAGTTTACAAACTACAGAACATGAGCTAAAGGATCTGGCTACAGATCTTAGGAAG CAATACAATCATTCAAGTGAAAAGCTAGCTATTGAGCGAAGACAACGTGCTGAGTTGGAGGAGAGTTTAAAAAATGCTGCTTTAGATGCCCAACAACAG ATAACCAACCTTCAAACTAAGAATCAGGAACATGAGAGTTTCCTGACAGACCTAAGACAGCAGTATCTGAGAAGTTATAATGAAATTGGTGATAAACTG AAAAGATTACTAGACTCAAGAGATACAAGTTATCAAGAG GTTCTAAAATTGcgtaaagaaaatgaaaatctcCATGGCAAGAGAAGTCTACATGCATCTCTCCTAAATAGTGAACATTTCCAAATGCCAAAAACAGTGGAGGAGTTGCAACAAGTTATTAAAAAATACAGACGAGATATAATCAGTGTCAGATCGTCAGCTGAGAACATTGAAGAAACACTACGGAGTGAAATTATGTTTCTAAAAGAAAGGGTACAAGCTGAACAGCATGCCAAAGATACTATAGAAGATACCTTACAAGGAGATTTAGATCAAGCAAGAGAAGAAATTG CAATACTTAAGAGTACAGCTGATGAAgttgataaaatacaaacacagaaaagaGAAGCTGAAGAAAAACATAATGAAATGCAGCAGTCTTTGAAAACAACTCAAGCCCAGGCTAAAGAAGTCATTAAAGCATTAGAACAACAACTAGAAGAACTGAAAAGTATTCGT GCAAAGCAAGAAGCAGATATAATAGAATCTAGTACTAAGATTCATTCCTTACAAGTAGAACTAGACAATAGTGAAGATGTACAAAGGGACTTTGTACGCTTGTCACAGTCACTACAG GTGGAATTGGAGAAGATTCGTAGTACAAATAATGAAGTCAGATGGCAACATGAAGATGATGTCACTGAATGTCAAACTTGTAAATCTCCATTCACTGGTTCCAAGAAGAAAAAG AATCACTGCAAACATTGTGGAAAAGTGAATTGTGTGGACTGCCTAACGAAGACAGTTGAAAGTGGTCCAAGACGTAGAAAACTGCCAGTCTGTGATGTCTGCCATACATTATTAGTTAATGACTCTGCCCCATATTTTAGTAATGAACCTCCCCCTACAACATGA
- the LOC144449273 gene encoding rab GTPase-binding effector protein 1-like → MDNQQFVTNFSENMNQQGDEVSLLRAKVYELTQREQQWQQEKVVLEQEFGQKRAKFREIFLTRENELKQDIDKLSTELQKSQAELEDVRTV, encoded by the exons ATGGACAACCAgcaatttgtaacaaattttagtgaaaatatGAACCAGCAGG GTGACGAAGTGTCACTTCTAAGAGCCAAGGTGTATGAGCTGACACAGAGAGAGCAGCAGTGGCAACAAGAAAAGGTGGTGTTGGAACAagaatttggtcaaaaaagagCCAAATTTAGAGAGATATTCCTAACAAGAGAGA ATGAACTAAAACAAGACATAGACAAATTGAGCACAGAGTTACAAAAATCTCAAGCTGAGTTGGAAGATGTCAGAACTGTA
- the LOC144449158 gene encoding transducin beta-like protein 2 translates to MVLNVGRKSDTENKEKEDEDEKSNNKKKTNQSKKPKTTQPRQTKRSQSNFTHPYLCCTLKAHGDSIVDIDFSINGKYLASASEDRTVRVWSVKEFKEKEHKCLRGNVEFDSATKVKFSPDSRAFVVSLANGNTLRIFKLGKKEDGSGNTVVPNPEDFPKRHERDIINIGIASNGKYMMTAASDTTILIWDLKGEVIATINTNQMHNNYAAVSPCGRFVGSCGFTPDVKIWEVTFSKNGEFKEVVRAMELKGHKASVYYFAFSIDSTRMATISKDGTWKIWDTNVEYEKNQDPYLLYTGQFDHNGPAKIALAPDGLSVAIATGYDVSLYDATSGEEEETFREIHSLPVSTLAFSPSSKYLVTAGDKHLRVFHNVAGYKACIADMEDKMRKSTTSQAMKGRLESMIKEYTEALNAILETKETEKPKK, encoded by the exons ATGGTTTTGAATGTTGGAAGGAAGTCAGatacagaaaataaagaaaagg AGGATGAGGATGAGAAGAGTAATAACAAGAAAAAGACAAACCAAAGCAAAAAACCAAAGACTACTCAGCCTCGTCAGACAAAAAGGTCACAAAGTAATTTCACCCATCCATATCTTTGTTGCACCTTGAAAGCCCATGGTGACAGCATTGTTGATATAGATTTCAGTATTAATGGCAAGTACTTGGCATCAGCATCAGAAG ATAGAACAGTTCGTGTATGGAGTGTTAAGGAGTTCAAAGAAAAAGAACACAA ATGTCTACGTGGGAATGTAGAGTTTGATAGTGCTACCAAGGTCAAATTTAGTCCAGATTCAAG gGCGTTCGTTGTAAGTCTTGCTAATGGAAATACTTTGAGAATCTTCAAACTTGGTAAGAAGGAAGATGGGTCCGGTAATACCGTTGTACCTAATCCTGAAGACTTCCCTAAG aGACATGAAAGAGACATAATCAACATTGGTATAGCTTCTAATGGTAAATATATGATGACCGCAGCCAGTGATACCACAATTTTGATCTGGGATCTCAAAG GAGAAGTAATTGCTACAATCAATACCAATCAAATGCATAACAATTACGCAGCTGTGTCTCCCTGTGGGAGATTTGTGGGTTCATGTG GCTTTACTCCAGATGTTAAGATTTGGGAAGTGACTTTCAGTAAAAACGGTGAATTTAAAGAAGTAGTTCGAGCAATGGAGTTAAAAGGACACAAAGCTAGTGTCTATTACTTTGCCTTCTCCATTGATTCTACAAG AATGGCTACAATTTCTAAAGATGGAACATGGAAGATATGGGATACAAATG TGGAATATGAGAAAAATCAAGATCCCTACTTGCTTTATACTGGACAATTTGATCACAATGGACCTGCTAAAATTGCCCTTGCCCCAGATGGGCTTtctgttgccatagcaactgGTTATGATGTATCCTTGTATGATGCTACATCAGGTGAAGAAGAGGAAACCTTCAGAGAAATTCATTCAC TACCTGTTAGCACACTTGCATTTTCACCAAGTAGTAAATATTTGGTGACAGCTGGTGATAAACATCTCAGGGTATTTCATAATGTTGCTGGATATAAAGCGTGTATAGCTGACATGGAAGACAAAATGAGAAAATCTACCACCAGTCAGGCAATGAAAGGTAGACTGGAGTCTATGATTAAAGAATACAC GGAAGCATTGAATGCAATCCTAGAAACCAAAGAGACTGAGAAACCAAAGAAATAA
- the LOC144449495 gene encoding DNA polymerase delta subunit 4-like: MANPLITDHFQTHKKPTGPSKSSKVEKKANISTAATIISTAADLSKEEELIKLKQFDLTLEYGPCTGITRMQRWQRADKHGLNPPLEIKDLIDQHSDKEEYTLCLWKDYDL; encoded by the exons ATGGCGAATCCACTGATCACAGACCATTTCCAAACACATAAGAAACCCACAGGACCTTCAAAGAGTTCGAAAGTCGAGAAGAAAGCCAACATTTCTACAGCAG CTACAATCATCTCAACAGCAGCAGATTTGTCAAAAGAGGAAGAACTTATAAAACTCAAACAATTTGATTTGACTTTAGAATATGGACCCTGTACAG GAATCACTAGAATGCAGAGATGGCAGAGAGCTGATAAACATGGCCTAAATCCACCTCTAGAAATCAAAGATCTTATAGACCAACATTCAGACAAAGAAGAATACACATTATG tttatgGAAGGACTATGACTTGTAG